From a single Stackebrandtia endophytica genomic region:
- a CDS encoding Hsp70 family protein: MSSAVRLGIDFGTSHTVAVLDRGGLAVPILFDSSPILPSAVYAESDGSLLVGADAVNAARLEPARFEPNPKRRVDDGLVLLGDKEFAVEDLFSAVLTRVQQESERLLGSAVIDATLTHPAVWGSARRLVLEDAARAAGFHNVRLVPEPVAAATFFSHELRHEVPTESAVMIADLGGGTFDASVVVNSPTGFTVRAVDGIENLGGVDIDHALFTLLGSRFGDSPDWARLIQPQTTEERRARRALYEDVRAAKERLSRHNRVEFPVPLVGTDTHVTRDELEALTRPLLERAVRVTTGVVRAARLSSDRHSGLLLVGGASRMPLVAGMLHTALGTAPTVLEQPELVVAQGATLVGREEVTAPPVPPPAIPAQAVPAAVVHSPPAMSPPVTPPRAVPTHLAVPVTPPEPTYVAPPAEQPPTKLPTAAKVARFLMWLHALAAGGLWVWNLIEMLDRGDGYHNDADRAIYPMMLAVGPPMLALALVAMCVAALQFNRRVPNVRRLAFTVNVALAATYALLSGAIALVGEEFVGLALMLLLGFMPLSVGCAMLLKTQPVSRWFRVPDRVAARTPRRLPQPIQLARVLMWGHVGAGALWAVLFIGFLGAETYVLEYDPRYDEYDIITDDFFLNMLLALPLLALACLVSIAVAAVELRNRRAVDRTFAVTASAMSVAFYAFSLTSIVRFNTDEYLVISLMGVAILVSLAVTTAVLLSTATTRSLFTAPR, translated from the coding sequence ATGTCCTCTGCTGTCCGGCTCGGCATCGATTTCGGAACCTCCCACACCGTCGCGGTGCTGGACCGCGGCGGTCTCGCGGTGCCGATACTGTTCGACTCGTCTCCGATCCTGCCGTCGGCCGTGTACGCCGAGTCCGACGGCAGCCTGTTGGTGGGGGCGGATGCGGTCAACGCCGCTCGGTTGGAGCCGGCCCGCTTCGAACCCAATCCGAAACGACGGGTCGACGACGGACTGGTCCTGTTGGGCGACAAGGAGTTCGCCGTCGAGGACCTGTTTTCAGCGGTGCTGACTCGGGTGCAACAGGAGTCTGAGCGACTACTCGGCAGTGCGGTCATCGACGCGACCCTGACCCACCCGGCGGTCTGGGGGTCGGCACGGCGACTGGTCTTGGAGGACGCGGCGCGGGCCGCCGGATTCCACAATGTCCGACTGGTGCCCGAACCCGTTGCGGCGGCGACGTTCTTCAGTCACGAACTGCGTCACGAGGTTCCAACGGAGTCGGCGGTGATGATCGCCGACCTCGGTGGTGGCACCTTCGACGCCTCGGTGGTGGTCAACTCCCCCACCGGATTCACGGTGCGCGCGGTGGACGGCATCGAGAACCTCGGCGGGGTCGACATCGACCACGCTCTGTTCACGCTGTTGGGCAGTCGATTCGGCGACAGCCCCGACTGGGCCCGCCTGATCCAGCCGCAGACCACCGAGGAACGCCGCGCGCGCCGAGCCCTGTACGAGGATGTCCGTGCCGCGAAGGAACGACTGTCCCGACACAACCGGGTCGAGTTCCCGGTTCCGTTGGTCGGCACGGACACTCACGTCACCCGCGACGAGCTGGAGGCGTTGACCCGCCCCCTGCTGGAGAGAGCCGTACGGGTCACCACCGGCGTGGTCAGGGCGGCGCGGCTGTCCTCCGACCGGCACTCCGGACTGCTGCTGGTGGGTGGTGCCAGCCGGATGCCGCTGGTGGCCGGCATGCTGCACACCGCACTGGGTACCGCACCGACCGTCCTGGAACAACCCGAACTGGTCGTCGCCCAAGGGGCGACGCTGGTCGGGCGGGAGGAGGTGACGGCGCCGCCGGTGCCACCACCGGCAATCCCGGCCCAAGCCGTGCCCGCAGCGGTTGTCCACAGTCCACCAGCGATGTCGCCGCCCGTCACACCGCCGAGGGCGGTGCCGACCCACCTGGCCGTACCAGTCACGCCTCCGGAGCCGACGTACGTGGCACCGCCGGCGGAGCAGCCGCCCACGAAACTGCCGACGGCGGCCAAGGTCGCCAGGTTTCTGATGTGGCTACATGCCCTCGCAGCAGGCGGACTGTGGGTGTGGAACCTGATCGAGATGCTGGACCGCGGCGACGGATACCACAACGACGCCGACAGGGCGATATATCCGATGATGCTGGCGGTTGGCCCACCCATGTTGGCGTTGGCTCTGGTCGCCATGTGTGTCGCCGCCCTGCAATTCAATCGCCGGGTACCAAACGTCAGACGGTTGGCCTTCACCGTCAACGTCGCATTGGCCGCCACCTATGCGCTTCTCAGCGGGGCCATCGCACTCGTTGGCGAGGAGTTCGTCGGGCTGGCATTGATGCTGCTGTTGGGTTTCATGCCGCTGTCGGTGGGATGCGCCATGCTCCTGAAGACCCAACCGGTCTCGCGGTGGTTCCGGGTGCCCGACCGCGTCGCCGCACGAACACCGCGCCGGCTCCCCCAGCCGATCCAGCTGGCCCGAGTTCTCATGTGGGGCCATGTCGGAGCCGGTGCGTTGTGGGCCGTCCTGTTCATCGGCTTTCTGGGCGCTGAGACCTACGTCCTTGAATACGATCCGAGGTACGACGAATACGACATCATCACCGACGATTTCTTCCTCAACATGCTGCTCGCCTTGCCGCTACTCGCCCTGGCCTGCCTGGTGTCCATTGCGGTCGCCGCCGTGGAGCTGCGCAACCGTCGGGCCGTCGACCGGACGTTCGCCGTCACCGCCAGCGCGATGTCGGTGGCGTTCTATGCGTTCAGCCTGACCAGCATCGTCCGATTCAACACCGACGAATACCTAGTCATATCCCTTATGGGCGTGGCGATCCTCGTGTCGCTGGCGGTCACCACCGCGGTCCTGTTGTCGACCGCAACCACCCGCAGCCTGTTCACCGCGCCGAGGTAA
- a CDS encoding LacI family DNA-binding transcriptional regulator has translation MTRSNPTKRATIRDVAARAGVSVATASRVLSGSDYPVSARMRAKVTRAVTELDYVANAHARALSGARTKIIAMVSSTINSPFYADIAAGVSEEAAALDRLCIYATSGGEAEAELAIVSLMRQQQADAVILMGGVIPTREYRERMARYARNLSAAGCRLILCGRPEIGESSAIMVGYDNLAGARAITGHLASYGHQRILHLAGIEGNTTATDRVSGYRQAVEQHGLEDDPDLVMTGEFNRESGYRRIVRRLNRTGGKPDYTAIFAADDTVASGAMRALREAGVSLPRQVSVVGYNDSIPAEDLSPLLTTVHIPAAELGRTAVRVALAPSPPPRPVILNTHIVARESVTHPAEMP, from the coding sequence GTGACCCGCTCCAACCCGACGAAACGGGCAACCATTCGCGACGTCGCCGCTCGGGCGGGTGTCTCGGTGGCCACCGCGTCCCGCGTGCTGTCGGGTAGCGATTATCCGGTGAGCGCCCGCATGCGTGCCAAGGTGACCCGAGCGGTCACCGAGCTCGACTACGTGGCCAACGCCCACGCCCGGGCTCTGTCGGGTGCGCGAACCAAGATCATCGCCATGGTCAGCTCCACCATCAACTCACCGTTCTACGCCGATATCGCCGCCGGAGTAAGCGAGGAAGCCGCCGCGCTGGATCGACTCTGCATCTATGCCACCAGCGGAGGTGAGGCGGAGGCGGAGTTGGCGATCGTGTCGCTGATGCGGCAGCAACAGGCCGACGCGGTCATCCTGATGGGCGGGGTGATCCCCACTCGGGAGTATCGGGAGCGGATGGCGCGGTATGCGAGAAACCTGTCCGCTGCCGGATGCCGACTTATCCTGTGTGGACGCCCGGAGATCGGTGAGTCCTCGGCGATCATGGTCGGCTACGACAACCTCGCCGGGGCTCGGGCCATCACCGGACACCTGGCTTCCTATGGGCACCAACGCATCCTGCATCTGGCCGGGATCGAGGGCAACACCACCGCGACCGACCGCGTCTCCGGTTACCGACAGGCGGTCGAGCAACATGGTTTGGAGGACGACCCCGACCTGGTGATGACCGGCGAGTTCAACCGGGAGTCCGGCTATCGCCGTATCGTGCGGCGACTCAACCGAACCGGCGGCAAACCGGATTACACCGCGATCTTCGCCGCCGACGACACGGTCGCCTCCGGGGCGATGCGCGCACTGCGGGAGGCCGGGGTCTCGTTGCCGCGTCAGGTGTCGGTCGTGGGGTACAACGACAGCATTCCCGCCGAAGACCTCAGCCCGTTGTTGACCACGGTGCACATTCCGGCCGCGGAGCTGGGCCGTACCGCCGTCCGGGTGGCCCTGGCTCCCAGCCCACCACCGCGACCGGTCATCCTCAACACCCACATCGTGGCGCGGGAGTCGGTGACCCACCCCGCCGAGATGCCCTGA
- a CDS encoding extracellular solute-binding protein, whose amino-acid sequence MTSLNRRNLLRLGGVAALAGTAGPALVACGGGGSAGDVSNQGKDLAPFPTFVPFAGPEPDMPGDETGVQPLYLQYPQDVQSAGFDTPGDGSEVHISMVTYGTPPGNLDGNQLYQAFNEALGVTLKLTLIPAATFTEKMSTMMTGNDFPDIIMFGGSNVVPREQQFVQANCADLSDFISGENVKDYPALANIPPYSWEGLGRIGGRLYAIPTERPVFGGCLMVNRTALDDIGVPLDWTKEDYVSAMAELTKNKKYGVGMTGDFNPDYWAGSFGAPNLWKVDGNSFTPTYATDEYREAIQMLAKLFSDGHAYPDGANLPATDMKTQFYNGTINNYRDGWGAMGTYTFNMAKGFTADFGNPFAGGKPWGGQGRYGYVAFKKADDARIKMLLGICNYLASPFGTREFELFNYGVEDLHFTRGDDGAPEQTELWDTENKTNIPMTYVASAPLVLYYNGYPDEAERIYEWEKQVAPITQPDPTNGLRSQTWTEKGAELEQAIRDAYGDVIFRGADIAAFDEAVEGWMDRGGRQAAEEFQEEYEATKS is encoded by the coding sequence ATGACCTCACTCAACCGACGTAATCTCCTACGGCTGGGCGGTGTCGCCGCCCTCGCCGGAACCGCCGGACCCGCCCTGGTCGCCTGCGGCGGCGGAGGCAGTGCCGGGGACGTCAGCAACCAGGGCAAGGACCTGGCGCCCTTCCCCACCTTCGTACCGTTCGCCGGCCCAGAGCCGGACATGCCCGGCGACGAGACCGGAGTCCAGCCGCTGTACCTGCAGTACCCGCAGGATGTCCAAAGTGCTGGGTTCGACACCCCGGGCGACGGCTCCGAAGTCCACATAAGCATGGTCACCTATGGAACCCCACCGGGCAATCTGGACGGTAATCAGCTGTACCAGGCCTTCAACGAAGCCCTGGGTGTCACGTTGAAGCTGACGCTCATCCCGGCCGCCACCTTCACCGAGAAGATGTCGACCATGATGACCGGCAACGACTTCCCCGACATCATCATGTTCGGTGGCAGCAACGTCGTACCGCGTGAACAGCAGTTCGTTCAGGCCAACTGCGCCGACCTGTCCGACTTCATCAGCGGTGAAAACGTCAAGGACTACCCGGCGTTGGCGAACATCCCGCCCTATTCCTGGGAGGGGTTGGGCCGCATCGGCGGTCGCCTGTATGCGATTCCGACGGAACGGCCGGTCTTCGGTGGCTGTCTGATGGTCAACCGGACCGCGTTGGACGACATCGGCGTACCGCTGGACTGGACCAAAGAGGACTATGTCTCGGCGATGGCGGAGCTGACCAAGAACAAGAAGTACGGCGTCGGCATGACCGGTGACTTCAACCCCGACTACTGGGCCGGATCCTTTGGCGCACCTAACCTCTGGAAGGTCGACGGCAACTCGTTCACCCCGACCTATGCCACCGACGAGTACCGCGAGGCCATCCAGATGCTGGCCAAGCTGTTCTCCGACGGCCACGCCTACCCCGACGGCGCGAACCTTCCGGCCACCGACATGAAGACCCAGTTCTACAACGGGACCATCAACAACTACCGCGACGGTTGGGGCGCCATGGGCACCTACACCTTCAACATGGCCAAGGGCTTCACCGCCGACTTCGGCAACCCGTTCGCGGGCGGGAAACCGTGGGGCGGCCAGGGTCGCTACGGCTACGTCGCGTTCAAGAAGGCCGACGACGCCCGCATCAAGATGCTGCTGGGCATCTGCAACTACCTGGCCTCGCCGTTCGGCACCCGGGAGTTCGAGCTGTTCAACTACGGCGTCGAAGACCTGCACTTCACCAGGGGCGACGACGGCGCGCCGGAACAGACCGAGCTGTGGGACACCGAGAACAAGACCAACATCCCGATGACCTATGTGGCCTCGGCACCGCTGGTCCTGTACTACAACGGGTACCCCGACGAGGCGGAACGCATCTACGAGTGGGAGAAGCAGGTCGCACCGATCACCCAGCCCGATCCGACCAACGGACTGCGGTCGCAGACCTGGACGGAGAAGGGCGCCGAACTGGAGCAGGCCATTCGCGACGCCTACGGTGACGTGATCTTCCGAGGCGCCGACATCGCCGCCTTCGACGAGGCCGTCGAAGGCTGGATGGACCGGGGTGGCCGACAGGCCGCCGAGGAGTTCCAGGAAGAGTACGAAGCCACCAAATCCTGA
- a CDS encoding carbohydrate ABC transporter permease, producing MSSQRPIWMGKPRLVTRIAKGIALFIVVMLVIFPFWTIVATSIATPEEVVANGGWVVIPETISFAAYTDILRGGVITNALTVSAGITLVGTATSLLATIFLAYALARPNVVGGRPILLLVLFTFLFPPAMIPSFLVVKETGLFDSYAALILPVLINVFNLVVMRGFFQGVPGELIEAARLDGAGDFRILTRIILPLSKAVVAVIGLFYAVSYWNSFFNAIIYLDDTSKWPIQAVLRQYVSQGAALADTSEATMVNSPQSVKMAVVVLATVPIILVYPFIQRFFTKGVLTGAIKS from the coding sequence ATGAGTAGTCAACGGCCCATCTGGATGGGCAAACCGCGACTGGTGACCAGGATCGCCAAGGGCATCGCCCTGTTCATCGTCGTCATGCTCGTCATCTTTCCATTCTGGACGATTGTGGCGACCTCCATCGCCACACCCGAGGAGGTCGTCGCCAACGGCGGTTGGGTGGTGATCCCGGAGACCATCTCGTTCGCCGCCTACACCGACATCCTGCGCGGCGGGGTCATCACCAACGCGCTGACCGTCAGCGCCGGGATCACACTGGTGGGAACGGCGACGAGCCTGCTCGCGACGATCTTCCTCGCCTACGCCCTGGCACGGCCCAATGTGGTCGGAGGGCGGCCGATCCTCCTGTTGGTGTTGTTCACCTTCCTCTTCCCGCCCGCCATGATCCCGTCGTTCCTGGTGGTGAAGGAAACCGGTCTGTTCGACTCCTACGCCGCGCTGATCCTGCCGGTGCTGATCAACGTGTTCAACCTCGTGGTGATGCGCGGATTCTTCCAGGGTGTCCCCGGTGAACTCATCGAGGCGGCCCGCCTCGACGGAGCCGGCGACTTCCGCATCCTCACCCGCATCATCCTTCCACTGTCCAAAGCGGTCGTCGCGGTGATCGGTCTGTTCTACGCGGTGTCCTATTGGAACTCGTTCTTCAACGCGATCATCTACCTGGACGACACCAGCAAGTGGCCGATCCAGGCGGTGTTGCGCCAGTACGTCAGTCAGGGCGCCGCACTGGCCGACACCTCCGAAGCGACGATGGTCAACTCCCCCCAATCCGTGAAGATGGCCGTCGTCGTGCTCGCGACCGTGCCGATCATCCTGGTCTACCCGTTCATCCAGCGCTTCTTCACCAAGGGTGTCCTGACCGGCGCCATCAAATCCTGA
- a CDS encoding ABC transporter permease subunit has product MLPGVGYFLVFHYGALFGNVIAFKDYVPFIGVWDSPWVGVENFTSLMGNTQFWHAAWNTVSIAGLQLLFYFPAPLALALLLHSLAGDTIRRFVQSVVYLPHFISWVIVVALFQQVLGDVGVLNGVLADNGLTTIDIIGNPDAYRPLVIAQIIWKECGWGTIIFLAALTNVNEQLYEAAAIDGANAWRRFWHVTLPAIRPVVILLLILRLGDILTVGFEQFFLQRNAVGPGAGEVLDTFVFYTGIGSGNFGTATAAGLMKGAIGLILVYSANKIAHRLGEQGVYKSR; this is encoded by the coding sequence ATGCTGCCGGGTGTCGGGTATTTCCTGGTGTTCCACTATGGCGCGCTGTTCGGCAACGTCATCGCGTTCAAGGACTACGTCCCGTTCATCGGAGTCTGGGACAGCCCGTGGGTGGGGGTCGAGAACTTCACCTCCCTGATGGGCAACACGCAGTTCTGGCATGCGGCGTGGAACACCGTCAGCATCGCCGGTCTTCAGCTGCTGTTTTACTTTCCGGCTCCGTTGGCCTTGGCGCTGCTGCTACACAGCCTCGCGGGCGACACCATCCGACGGTTCGTGCAAAGTGTTGTCTACCTGCCGCACTTCATCTCCTGGGTGATCGTGGTGGCGCTGTTCCAGCAGGTGCTCGGCGATGTCGGGGTGCTCAACGGTGTCCTCGCCGACAATGGACTGACCACGATCGACATCATCGGCAACCCGGACGCCTACCGCCCCCTGGTGATCGCGCAGATCATCTGGAAGGAGTGTGGCTGGGGAACCATCATCTTCCTCGCCGCTTTGACCAATGTGAACGAACAGCTCTACGAGGCGGCCGCCATCGACGGTGCGAACGCCTGGCGCCGGTTCTGGCACGTCACGTTGCCGGCGATTCGCCCGGTGGTGATCCTGCTGCTGATCCTGCGTCTGGGCGACATCCTGACCGTCGGTTTCGAGCAGTTCTTCCTGCAACGCAATGCGGTCGGGCCGGGTGCGGGCGAGGTGTTGGACACCTTCGTCTTCTACACCGGTATCGGGTCCGGCAACTTCGGCACCGCGACCGCCGCCGGCCTCATGAAGGGCGCCATCGGGCTGATCCTGGTGTACTCCGCCAACAAGATCGCCCACCGACTCGGAGAACAGGGGGTGTACAAGTCCCGATGA
- a CDS encoding hydroxyacid dehydrogenase: protein MPTRPRGVFVMSPYARRMAFPPSVTRRLENLVDIDTSTLVTDFEQPGVESVLRDADLLVTGWGCPPLDDHILDLTPRLRLIAHSAGSVKHHITDAVWRRGIAVSSAAEANAEPVAEYTRAMILLACKRVLAQAREYPSRGWPGEAHRVDAGYVERTIGVIGASRIGRRVIELLRPWRVRILLADPYVTPEQATELGVESVSVDDLCRQSDVVTVHAPELPETHHLINDARLAAMPDSAVLINTARGSLVDTEALVRHCETGRISAVLDVTDPEPLPTGHRLFELPNVTVTPHLAGAQGTEIALLGDYAVDEIERYLAGSPLRGGVTADGLARMA, encoded by the coding sequence TTGCCCACTCGTCCGCGCGGCGTGTTCGTGATGAGTCCCTACGCCAGGCGCATGGCGTTTCCGCCGTCGGTGACCCGGCGGCTGGAGAATCTCGTCGACATCGACACCTCGACGCTGGTGACCGACTTCGAACAGCCGGGTGTCGAGTCGGTGCTGCGCGACGCCGACCTCCTCGTCACCGGGTGGGGGTGCCCGCCCCTGGACGACCACATCCTGGACCTGACACCGAGGCTGCGCCTCATCGCTCATTCGGCCGGATCGGTGAAGCACCACATCACCGACGCGGTGTGGCGGCGGGGCATCGCGGTCTCCTCGGCCGCCGAGGCCAACGCCGAACCGGTCGCCGAGTACACCCGCGCGATGATCCTGCTGGCCTGCAAGCGGGTCCTGGCCCAGGCGCGGGAATACCCGTCACGAGGCTGGCCGGGCGAGGCCCACCGGGTCGACGCCGGATACGTCGAGCGGACCATCGGTGTCATCGGTGCCTCCCGGATCGGGCGACGGGTCATCGAACTGTTGCGCCCGTGGCGGGTTCGCATCCTGCTCGCCGACCCCTACGTGACACCGGAACAGGCGACCGAACTCGGTGTCGAGTCGGTGTCAGTCGACGACCTGTGTCGACAGTCTGATGTGGTCACTGTTCACGCACCCGAGCTTCCCGAAACCCACCACCTGATCAACGACGCACGGCTGGCCGCCATGCCGGACTCGGCCGTACTGATCAACACCGCCCGTGGGTCCCTCGTGGACACCGAGGCGCTGGTGCGTCACTGCGAGACCGGAAGGATCTCGGCGGTCCTCGACGTCACCGACCCGGAGCCGCTACCGACGGGACACCGCCTGTTCGAACTGCCCAACGTCACGGTCACCCCGCACCTGGCCGGAGCGCAGGGTACCGAGATCGCGCTCCTCGGCGACTACGCCGTCGATGAGATCGAGCGGTACCTCGCTGGTTCCCCTCTGCGTGGCGGCGTCACCGCCGATGGTCTGGCACGAATGGCCTGA
- a CDS encoding helix-turn-helix domain-containing protein — translation MTNYKAVGSVPPGSVDTDVAERAYRRVRDYLNRHPSQPDVIEIKMEHGEPTLVLPRQAVVMFAQILTQLAAGQGVSVVPSHAELTTQQAANLLNVSRPFLIGLLDSGEIPHRKVGRHRRIRLADLQTYQRRDDAERRQAADDLSELTQDLGFYEK, via the coding sequence ATGACGAACTACAAGGCCGTGGGGTCAGTGCCGCCTGGCTCGGTCGACACTGATGTCGCGGAGCGGGCTTACCGACGTGTTCGGGATTACCTGAATCGTCATCCGAGTCAGCCTGACGTGATCGAAATAAAGATGGAGCATGGCGAGCCGACGCTCGTCCTTCCCCGCCAAGCCGTTGTCATGTTCGCTCAGATACTGACCCAACTGGCGGCAGGGCAAGGTGTTTCGGTTGTTCCATCTCACGCGGAACTGACCACTCAACAGGCCGCCAACCTGCTCAACGTCTCGCGACCGTTCTTGATCGGGCTGCTCGACTCCGGCGAAATCCCCCACCGGAAGGTCGGAAGGCACCGACGAATCAGGCTTGCCGACTTGCAGACTTACCAGCGACGAGATGACGCCGAACGTCGCCAAGCGGCCGACGATCTCAGTGAACTCACTCAAGATTTGGGGTTCTACGAGAAATGA
- the catA gene encoding type A chloramphenicol O-acetyltransferase, with protein sequence MTEHTHDDHRPVSIPIPLDTWPRREHFEHYRHTSPCTYAMTVELDVTAFIEALRESGRKTYIAQIWALATVVNRHDAFKMCLTEDGNPGLWQVINPAFTVLNRRTETFACVWAPYDSDFTAFHDVAASLLERHADATRFFPQGDLPANVFDVSSIPWTSFTGFTLNIRDGWEHLAPIFTIGKYVERDDRTLLPLSVQIHHAAADGFHTAKLLNELQDLLTHPDWLNRPE encoded by the coding sequence ATGACGGAACACACGCATGACGATCACCGTCCCGTTTCGATTCCCATCCCGCTCGATACCTGGCCACGCCGTGAACACTTCGAGCACTATCGCCACACCTCCCCGTGCACTTATGCGATGACCGTAGAACTCGATGTCACCGCATTCATCGAGGCATTGCGCGAGTCGGGCCGGAAGACGTATATCGCACAGATATGGGCATTGGCCACAGTGGTCAACCGACATGATGCGTTCAAGATGTGCCTGACCGAAGACGGAAATCCCGGATTGTGGCAGGTGATCAATCCCGCTTTCACCGTTCTCAATCGCCGAACGGAGACCTTCGCATGTGTCTGGGCGCCTTACGATTCCGACTTCACCGCATTTCACGACGTCGCGGCGTCGTTGCTCGAACGGCATGCCGATGCGACCCGGTTCTTTCCACAGGGCGACCTACCCGCGAACGTGTTCGACGTGTCGAGCATCCCGTGGACGTCGTTCACCGGGTTCACCCTCAACATCCGCGACGGTTGGGAGCACCTCGCGCCGATCTTCACCATCGGCAAGTACGTCGAACGCGACGACCGGACACTGCTGCCGCTGTCAGTCCAGATTCACCACGCCGCTGCGGACGGATTCCACACCGCCAAACTGCTCAACGAGTTGCAGGATCTTCTCACGCATCCGGACTGGCTCAACCGTCCCGAGTAG
- a CDS encoding YgfZ/GcvT domain-containing protein codes for MTSAWLDRDGAVVENPGDVVAWHYGDPLREQRKLTEAALVDRSDRVILTVTGAERLTWLHSLTTQHLTDLPDGRGTELMVLSPNGHIEYHASVFDDGSTTWLDSDASTGGALLDYLLKMRFFTPVEIADVSQDWALVSLTGHSDLAEPDRLAVPDAKFATGTLAMRPSVVYAGEVLPDGGFQRRTDELGFPMVDRLVPRSDLPNLPEQLGLPLAGRWAFDTLRIPAGRAVVGVDTDHRTIPHEVTGLLSTAVHLDKGCYRGQETVARVHHLGKPPRRLVPLHLDGSDEHAPGSGTDVTAKGKTVGRVGTAGRHFEDGMVALALVRRNVADAPGTEFDIAGSVATQ; via the coding sequence GTGACTTCGGCTTGGTTGGACCGCGACGGCGCGGTAGTGGAGAATCCCGGCGACGTCGTCGCATGGCATTACGGCGATCCGTTGCGGGAGCAGCGAAAACTCACCGAGGCCGCTCTCGTCGACCGCAGCGATCGGGTCATTCTCACCGTGACCGGTGCGGAACGACTGACGTGGCTGCACAGTCTCACCACCCAGCACCTGACCGACCTCCCCGACGGCCGGGGAACCGAGCTCATGGTGCTGTCCCCCAACGGTCACATCGAGTATCACGCGTCGGTGTTCGACGACGGGTCCACCACTTGGCTGGACAGCGATGCGTCCACCGGTGGCGCGCTGCTCGACTACCTGTTGAAGATGCGGTTCTTCACCCCGGTGGAGATCGCCGACGTGAGCCAGGACTGGGCGCTGGTGTCTCTCACCGGTCACAGCGACCTCGCCGAGCCCGACCGGCTGGCCGTCCCCGACGCGAAGTTCGCCACCGGAACCCTCGCGATGCGTCCCAGCGTCGTCTACGCCGGTGAGGTCCTCCCCGACGGTGGTTTCCAACGTCGTACCGACGAACTGGGCTTCCCGATGGTCGACCGGCTGGTACCGCGATCGGACCTGCCGAATCTCCCCGAACAACTCGGTCTACCGTTGGCCGGCCGCTGGGCGTTCGACACGCTGCGGATTCCGGCGGGCCGCGCCGTCGTCGGTGTCGACACCGATCATCGAACGATTCCGCACGAGGTCACCGGCCTACTCTCCACCGCGGTTCATCTCGACAAGGGTTGCTACCGCGGTCAGGAGACCGTCGCGCGAGTGCACCACCTGGGTAAACCGCCGCGCAGGCTGGTGCCGTTGCACCTCGACGGCAGTGACGAACACGCGCCGGGCAGCGGAACCGACGTCACGGCGAAGGGCAAGACGGTCGGCCGGGTGGGCACGGCTGGACGCCACTTCGAGGACGGCATGGTCGCGCTGGCTCTGGTACGCCGCAATGTCGCCGACGCACCCGGCACCGAGTTCGACATCGCCGGCTCGGTCGCGACTCAGTAG
- a CDS encoding Fur family transcriptional regulator — translation MSSDTPALAEVLRANGLRVTAQRQLVLDAVTTLGHATAEQVHESICDRVAGVNITTVYRTLDLLESLGLVGHTHLSHGAPVYHLAGDRGQVHLVCHRCGAVDEVSPEVFGDVRRSLEEQRGFLLDVGHVALFGICSSCEMANQ, via the coding sequence ATGTCCAGCGACACTCCCGCCTTGGCAGAGGTGCTACGCGCGAATGGGCTCCGAGTCACCGCGCAACGCCAACTCGTACTCGACGCCGTCACCACCCTCGGTCACGCGACGGCCGAACAGGTCCATGAATCGATCTGCGACCGGGTTGCCGGAGTGAACATCACCACGGTGTATCGCACCCTTGACCTGCTGGAAAGCCTCGGTCTCGTCGGGCACACCCACCTGTCTCACGGCGCGCCGGTCTATCACCTCGCCGGTGATCGCGGTCAGGTGCACCTGGTGTGTCACCGCTGTGGCGCAGTCGACGAGGTGTCGCCGGAAGTCTTCGGTGACGTCAGGCGTTCACTTGAAGAACAACGTGGATTCCTGTTGGACGTGGGACACGTCGCGTTGTTCGGTATCTGTTCCTCCTGCGAAATGGCGAATCAGTGA